The Halomicronema hongdechloris C2206 genome includes a window with the following:
- a CDS encoding pentapeptide repeat-containing protein, with product MKSLLWLVPGLLISWIVGSGPAADLTQLQQLLITKACPACDLRQAVLAGAELAQANLAQANLQGANLRQVNLSGANLQGADLSQAILTQGRLHQVNLSQATLVQAQLTATGLNRSDLTGADLTGADLSQARLMAATLTGATLEQATLRQAELLQANLSRANLVDADLRGADLFRVQLLRSNLEGANLSGASLEGARLYRTNLDGANLTDADLSHSTLTQVDLAEAILCRTRLPSGDVSQRDCPPDNQPHE from the coding sequence ATGAAATCATTGCTCTGGCTCGTCCCCGGTCTTCTAATCTCATGGATAGTGGGCAGTGGTCCAGCGGCCGATCTGACACAGCTGCAGCAACTGTTGATCACGAAGGCATGTCCCGCCTGTGATTTACGGCAGGCTGTCCTGGCGGGCGCTGAACTAGCCCAGGCGAATCTGGCCCAAGCCAATCTGCAAGGGGCCAATCTGCGGCAAGTCAATTTGTCCGGGGCTAATCTGCAGGGGGCCGATCTGAGCCAGGCCATCCTCACGCAGGGACGCCTGCATCAGGTGAATCTGAGCCAGGCGACTCTAGTCCAAGCTCAATTGACGGCAACTGGCCTCAATCGCAGTGACTTGACGGGGGCTGACCTAACGGGGGCCGACCTGAGTCAAGCCCGTCTCATGGCAGCCACCCTCACCGGAGCGACGCTAGAGCAGGCGACTCTCCGCCAAGCGGAGCTGCTGCAAGCTAACCTGTCGCGGGCGAATTTAGTGGATGCCGATCTCAGGGGAGCCGATCTGTTTCGGGTACAACTGTTGCGCAGCAATCTGGAAGGTGCAAATCTCAGCGGTGCCAGCCTGGAAGGTGCTCGCCTTTACCGCACTAATCTAGACGGTGCCAACCTCACCGATGCCGATCTCAGCCATAGCACCTTGACCCAGGTCGATCTGGCCGAGGCGATTCTCTGCCGCACCCGTCTGCCCTCGGGGGATGTCAGTCAGCGGGATTGTCCTCCAGATAATCAACCCCATGAGTGA